The Deinococcus puniceus genome segment CGGCGTCAACCACCACCCTTCATGAGCGGGCGCAGGACTGGGCAGGCGCGGAATTGCGCGGCGTAGAGGTGCGCGGGCAAACGCTGATGCTGGCCGCAGGCGCAACGAGCGGCACGCTGACCGGGCAGCCCATCAAGGTGGCGGCTTTCGACGAACTGGTGCCCTCTTGGAACAGCACCACCCCCGGCGCGGGCAGCGTGACGCTGGAAGTGCGGGCGCAAACGGGCACAGCTTGGACGCGCTGGTTTTCCTTCGGGACATGGAGCAGCGCTGATGGGCGGGCCAGCCTGAACGGGCAAAAGGACGCAGCGGGCCAGATCCTGACCGATACCTTGCGCCTGAGTGCCAAAGCCACAAGTTACCAGTACCGCGTGACGTTGCGCGGGGCGGGAACGAGCGTGCGCCTCTTGGCCTTCAATACTTCTGACCGGGCCAAGCGGGCCGCTGGATTGGGACAGGCCAGCAACCGGGCGGCGTGGGGCAAAGTCACCGACGTGCCGCAGCGTTCGCAAATGGTGTTCGCGGAGGGTGCGGGCTGGTGCAGCCCCACGAGTACCTCCATGATTCTGGCCCTCTACGGCGTGAATGTGGCCGTGCCCACCGCCGCCAAAGGCATGTTTGACCGCGTCTACGAGGGCACGGGCAACTGGCCCTTCAATACTGCTTATGCGGGCGAGAAAGGAATGAGGGCCTTCATTACTCGCCTGCCGAGCCTCGCTGCCGCAGAGAAATACACGGGTGCAGGCCTGCCGTTGGCGGTCAGTTTGGGTTGGAAGGCAGGCGAATTGCCCGGTGCGCCGATTCCCAGCAGCGACGGCCACCTGATGGTACTGGTAGGTTTCGACAAATCCGGCAACCCCGTGATGAATGACCCCGCCGCCCCCACCGACGCGGGCGTGCGGCGCACCTATCCCCGCGCCCCCTTTGAAAAGCTGTGGCTGACGCATTCGGGCGGGCTGAGCTACGTGATCGCGCCGCAGGGAATAGCGTTGCCCTGAGGGACGGGGATCGTGGATCGTAGGAAAGGCGCAAGGCCAGTCAGATTAACTCGACTGGCCTTGCGTTTAGGGTTGTTGTGGAGGAGTGAGGATTCTAGCTTTGGCGGCCAAAAGATGCACGGTTGTTAACCACAATCCACGATCTACTCTCCACGTTCCAGCCCCGCTTTATCGGCTGATGCTGGCGCGGGGTTCCAGTGCGTAAAACGACACCAGAGCGACCAACGTGCCGACCCAACCGGGAGCGCTGCCCAACGAGAGTTCGAAGTTGCGGCCCAGCACGGTGCTGCCCAACTGCCCGACGAGTTGATCGCCAGTCTGCTGTGCCACCACGTTCCAGCCCACGATGGGTTCGCCCATGTAGCCAGTCACGCGGTCTACGCCACGCAGCGTCAGCTTTTGCGAGCCGACGTTGCCTTTCAGTTCCCCGTCTTGAAGCTCGATCTTGAACGGGTCAGCGCCGACAGTGCCCTGTACGCCGCGTTCCGTAATTTCGAGGTCGATGTCTTTGCCGTGGAGCTTGCCACCTGCGCGGCCTGTGATGCGGTCACCGTCGATGACACAGCGGATGTCGTATCCGTCTGCTCCACCCAAACGGCCCTTAATCTGGTCTTCCATGCGGCGAAGTATAGCGGGGCAGGATGGGGTAAGGATGCGGGTCAACCTACCGCCGTTCACATTTTGACGATTCCCAAAGTCCGCAACACCGTCCTAGACGCAAAAAGATACCGCCGACTTGGCCGCCCCGCTGCATTAACAGTCCAGTGGGATCAGATTGATACAGGCTCTGGCACAGGCTTCTTGCTGCCGCCCACCAGCCCCACCCGCTCGAAATAGGCGCGGCGGGTGAGCAGTAGGCCGCCCTCGCCCAGCCGGACACGCCCTACATTCCAGCGCTCGAACAGGATGCGGAGTGCCCCGCCCAGCAGCGCCGCGCCGTACCACGCGGGCAACTCGGCAGAGGAAACGACGCTCCAGCGCAGGCATTCCCCGTCCCAAGCCAAATGCGGGCAACCCGGATCGTGCGCCGCCCAAAACATGCCCCCCCGCATCACACGTTCTTCCCGTTGACCCTTAGACGCCGCACTCTCCGCCCCCCACTCCCCAAACTTCTGCCCCCGCACCGTCAGCGGAGGCTCACGCACCTGAGCGTCGTAGTTGGGCGCGGCAAACGCTTCGGCGTACAGGTCATACAGGTGGTGCTGAAGCTGATGCGTTTGCGCCCGCAGCCGCGCTTCTTCCCGTCCGGTGAGTGCGCCTGTGGCATTCAGACTGACGCGGGCCTCCAGCAACTGATTTTCGACGGCCACCAACCGCTGCCGGGGCGTGGGCAAGGGCGGCGGCGGCGGCGGATCGCCGGTCAGCGAGCGGGCCGGGTCAAGGTACTCGCTGCCCTTCCAGCCGGAAGACGCCCAACCGGTGACCTCACGCAGGGCCGCATCTTCGATGACCCACAGCCGATTGGCGACTTCGCGGGCAAAACGGCGGTCATGGGTGACGATAACAACAGCGCCGCCGTAGGCATGAACGGCTTCCTCTAGGGCTTGCAGGGCGTCCACGTCCAGATGGTTGGTGGGTTCGTCCAGCAGCAACAAGTCGGCCCGCAGCGCACTCACC includes the following:
- a CDS encoding peptidase C39 family protein, translating into MQLPILLSLMLLGSAGASTMTYPASTTTLHERAQDWAGAELRGVEVRGQTLMLAAGATSGTLTGQPIKVAAFDELVPSWNSTTPGAGSVTLEVRAQTGTAWTRWFSFGTWSSADGRASLNGQKDAAGQILTDTLRLSAKATSYQYRVTLRGAGTSVRLLAFNTSDRAKRAAGLGQASNRAAWGKVTDVPQRSQMVFAEGAGWCSPTSTSMILALYGVNVAVPTAAKGMFDRVYEGTGNWPFNTAYAGEKGMRAFITRLPSLAAAEKYTGAGLPLAVSLGWKAGELPGAPIPSSDGHLMVLVGFDKSGNPVMNDPAAPTDAGVRRTYPRAPFEKLWLTHSGGLSYVIAPQGIALP